TCTGCTCAAGGCACACGAAGATGAGTTACATCGAGTGAGTACTGCCAGATTGAATCATTCACTGGGAAGTAAATTTATCAATGACTGTCGCAGCTGGCTGAGGCTCTCGTTGAGTATGAGACACTATCGCTGGATGAAGTAAAGCAAGTGTTAGATGGAAAGCGGTTAGATAGACCCACAACTGAAGGGGAAAGTTTAAAGAGTCAAGGCGAAAAAGATGGGAAGGGTCCCATTGTTGACGGCATTTAGCTTCTAAGAAGGTCCCTCTATGCATCCGTCACAATATAATGTCAAAAAGCGGGTGCTAATTTGTTGTTTTTTGGAGCAATTTTCCTTATATATTCTATGTTAGAACGATGATCGACATTCTCGTTTCTGGAGATAAGCAATAATAAGTCGATGGTAACCCAAGAAAGACAAGTATTTTGCTACCTATTACTTATCAGATAATCTCGATAGGCGCACCTCGTAAGGCTCATTAATGTTTTCTGTTCCTGCTGTGCCTACTATGTAGCTTTCTAACCCTCTGCCAATTGCAAGATCATACTATGGGTCCGTCTTACGGCTATGACTTTGTCCGTCGACAATCATAATTAGAAGTCATGCGCGTGATAAATATTGAATTGAGGTTTTCATCCACCCCATTTGTGTAGTTTCCGACAATCGCTCCAGAATAATATCCATCATTAGACCCTTGAACAACAAAGGGATCATCTGGTCGTTAACAAGTAAATAACGACGACTATTAGAACTAATAGGAAGATCGAGAAACCTCCGAACGCCCAAGCGCATCTTCTCGCGTATTTCAATTCGGTCTATAAAGACAGATCAGTAGTGTCCATTTATCTCAAGCTACTATCGATGAGCAACTCACCTTTCGAAGAATAACAATCATTTCTTCCAGTTTCTGGGCCTTTTCAGGGTCATGCTCATTCTCAGTGGACTTTAAGGGAATCCACAGACTTAAACAAATAAAATTTAACATGTCAGTGTCGTTCCTGCACCAGCTTGAATATGGGGGGCAGCCTGGACTTACATAGTCATTCCGATGAACCAGAGCAGCGGGCACAAGAAGCCCCACTTCCAAAGGGCTTTTGCCAATGTGTTTGGCTCCTCTGTACTCGTCTTTGAATAGGCGGGCAGCTCCTCGGTCATCATTGGGAAGTCTGTTGGTGAGGGTAGGCCCATGTCTATTGGGGGGAGCCCTTGTGCTGACTGCCGAACATGATAGGATGGGAGACATATTGTTTCTGAGGGCTCGATACGGAGACGTGAGTAGGCAATGGGAGGGCTGACGGGGAGGTCACAGCATGGGGTCTGCGGGGAGTTGTCGGTAGTGTCAACGTCTTGTGAACAATCAGGGATCGCAGGACTCTCAGAAAGATTGACAGAAGCGGAAGCACCTGGAGCAGGAGGGTCGAAGGGGGAGTTGGACATTTCAGACAACGAACGAGGTGAGATTATTGTCGGCTTTGCGTAGGGACTGCAGTGTGGTAAGTAGTCGTGAACCTGCGGCTTGTAGCTTATTGATGCGGTCTGGATTCATGGATGCTAATATATACACTCGGACAATCGTCACTGGCTCGTCGCTGGGAAGTTCCCCTTTCATGCTGCAATCAAACAGCTAATCGAAGTTGCGAGGCATATGAAGAGCGAGTGATGGGAAACCTGAGTGGCGATTGAAGCCCAACCATCCTTTCCCTGTCAAGCTCTCGTCCGAAAGGGAGGTCAAAGCTCAAGTTAATAAACTCGGGCAAATTTATCCATTTGCTGAATAATGCCTTAAATTAACTAGTTATATCTGCCATTCGGGCTCTGCTGCCATCGATCCTCATACAGTATTAGCATGCCTCACGCATATCCTCCCACTTCTTCTATATCAACTGACTAATGTTATTACGTAATAAACAGATTCACCAGATTATTACGTATGTCAACGCCTTATCTTAGCGCCGAACACGGACAATTAGATTATTTGAACCTTAAAATTTCCACATCGTCATTTGGCCTTCTGCTGTCCTCTAGCCTTCCGTCCATAAGTCGCAAGGCGGCTCTCATTTTCCATTTACCGTTGTCCTTGGCATTGAATAATAAATGACATCAGGATGGAGACCCAGCAATCAGCAGCACATGCAGCGCAACAGCGGAAAACCTCTGACAACAAGTCAACATCAAATAAGGTACGAAATGCCATACGTTAAGGCACAAGGTGGATTTCTCGTACGTATACACGGGGGTTATTCCTTTGATCACTTAATTTGTAGGAAATATCAATTATATATAGCCAGGTTTCAAAGATATCATTTGACCAGCCTGCAACATTTTATTCTTTTCGTCAGGAACACAGAATACAAATTAAAGCGAGGTAATATGGAAAAGAGCAGCTTAGATAACGGAGCGTCTGCAGCCCTTAGCTATGAACAGCAGCTTAAGGAGACTGGACAGTCGGAATTTCACGAATCAGTTGGAGAAGCGCAAGCTCCTTCATCAGCGGCTTTGAAGGTTGCTGAATTGCACGACGACGGCCTTCGTCCCGGTActgaaagaagaagaagaatcGAGAAGAGACTCAAATTGAAGCTGGATTTAAGATTCAGCATCCTCATTGTGATATACAGTACGTGCATTGCTTTGTTGTTCATTAACAGTTGATAATAACGTACTATTTTATCAGTTCTGTGGGCAATAGTCCATTAAAATCAGGAATTTAGGCTTACACCTTTGTGATTACTGTAGCAACTATATCGACAGGAATAATGCTGCCGCTGCAAGATTGAAGGGATTTGAAGAAGACCTCAATCTTACGGGCCAACGCTTTCCTACAATCCTTTCAATCCTTTATGTAGGTACTTAGTGAAAAACACGAACCTAATGGCTAAAGCGGACATTCGCGGACAGGTAGGATATATTCTATTCCAAGGTAAGCAAAGACTTTCCCCTGAAAACCTTGAATGAGCTCTGGAGTTTTGAGATTCTGGTTCATGTGGGAGGATAAATCAATGAAGTGCTGACAGCCTATGTTCTTTTTGGATAGTCCCATCAAATATGCTTCTGGCACGTTATGTACTAATAGCTGAACTAGCAATTTTGCTGACAGACATTGACAGAACCATATCGGCCGGCCATCTATCTATATCCCAATCGCGATGCTTATAGTGAGTCAAAAAAGGGTCCAAAAGCATCACGAAGCTAACAATTGAGAGTCAGTGGGGGATGATTAGTGTACTCACAGGTGTTTGCCACAATTATGTAGGCGTTCTCCTTACCCGGCTTTTCCTGGGGTAAGTCGATCTGCTGTTTTTGTCTATGGTCGCAAAGCTCAAACTGACTTTGTACACGACTTACTGTAACGCAGTGTAGTAGAAGCAGCCTTTCTACCTGGTGCTCTATTCGTGAGTATAACTTCTGTCATGAGTGCAGATTTTATCGTTTGACACCGTCGTCGCAAGATTCTGAGCAAATGGTATCGCAAAGACGAAATCAGTCTCCGTTACACTCTTCTATACTGTGGAAACCTAATTTCCAATGCTTTTGGTGCGTTTTCGCCCTATTCTAGCAACTAGGCAGCTGACTTTCTGACGATGGGTGCCAGGCTCTTTGATTGCTGCTGGTGTGTTGGCCAATATGGATGGTAAATTGGGACACGCGGCTTGGCGCTGGCTTTTTTACAGTAAGTCTATCCAAATTGTTACTATCCATTGAGCTTATTGATGCTAATAATCGTTATCCATTAATAGTCGAGGGAGCTCTCACCATGTTCTTTGCTCTAATTGCCATGCTAATGCTTCCTGATTTCCCTCATAATACCAAGCGTGGATTCACCGAAGAAGAGCTTCAGGTCGCACAGCTGAGAATGTTGGAAGACGTCGGGGAAATAGATCAAGACTCAAAGGACGAGAAATGGCATACAGGGCTTATCATGGCTGTGACTGTACGTGGAGCTGGTCGAAAATGACATTTTGCTCCGGGACTATAACTGACAAATTTTAAGGATTGGAAAATCTATATTCTCATGGGCAGTCTGACCACCTGTGTCACTGGTTTGTCGTTTAACATGTTAGTAAAGGTATTATCGACGCATCCTAAGCTGTCTCTAATCACAATCTGGCTCTAGCTATTTTCCCACTTTGACGAAAACTCTGGGCTATGGCACAACAGAAACTCTACTCCTGGCAGCCCCTCCCTGGATTGTAGGCCTAGGTCTATTAACCTCATGATATTACTTCTGCTGAATTCCAATGACCCAGTTCTCGTGCCTTCTTGCGCTTGCTAATTCAACGCACTCTGATCGCACCAACGAGAAGTTCTGGCATTCGACTTGGCCTTTACTGATGGGGATTGTGGGATTTATTATCTCCATAGGTGAGCTGAGGAAAAAAAATCAGCGAAGGGCTGCTACTGAAGAAATTAGCTGTGCCCCCCGAGAAAAAAGCAGGTCGTTATGTAGCCTTATTCCTGCAGGCGGGGTCTTATGCGGGTTACATCATAGTCAGTGCAAGAATTTATCACCCCTGAGAGTCATCTGACCTATGAGAGTAGATGTACACATGGATGAGTAGTTCGTTTCCTCGACCCCCCGCCAAAAGGGCCGTAGCGCTTGCGTTCATGGTGAGTAACGATTGTAAAATGATTCCTCGAGAATCCATTAGTAAAGTGCCAGAAGCTAAGGATTTTATAGAATGCTATGTCGCAAGTTGGTAATATTGTTGGCAGTGTAAGCAGGGTCCCTCGGATCGGTCTGAGGAAAGATGGTTACTAACGATCATCTCAGTACATTTGGCCTACCAAGTTCGGGCCTAGCTACGCCAACTCCTACGGTATTGTTTTGTCTATGTTTGGGGCCACTATTCTGGTGATTCGATGTCTTTCCAACCCCCAACTGATTCAAGGGAACTGACCGTTTAATAGCTCAATATATGGTTCCGAATCATTCTCATACGCGCCAATAAGCGCCTTGAGGAAGGTGAGAGAGCTTTCGATGAACATGGAGATACCCTGCAGCGGGCAGCCGCTTTGGAGAGCACAACTGTTCAAGATGCCATGCTCATGCAGAAAGGATTCAGATACCTCATATGACTCAAATCATGTGTAAGTGCCCTCCTTCCATTATCAGTCATTGACGTATCTTTTTTGATCCTACTTGCAGATTATTTTATAAGGAGTACTTGTAATGAATTTACTATCTACCGAATTTCATGGCAGCTTTGTAACATATTTGTGACATTGAAGAAGTTAGGATATCCAACCCGAATGTATTTTTCCTGGCCAGAGAACCATTGTGTTAAGAGGGACTGCCCTATGATCAGTAATAGCTTAAATGGTTTACAAGCTTACATCAATTCGTTTATATACGTTAGGGTCGTAATAGCGTGTTTACATTACCAACAAATCTTAAAGGTAATTTAAAGTGGTCGATCGGCCACCGATCGTTACCTGCAACCCGCTTGTGGCGCATATTAGTCAGAGAGAGACAGTAAGACGCTGGACAACAGAGGGCATTTTAGTGATCAATGGTCCATTCTCTGGCTGACCTATGTCAAGGCCGATAATATTCTGTGATCTTCCTAGCGCAAGTCGAGATAATAACGACATACTCCTAGGTGACAAGGGAAACTGAGCGGGGGATAAGCATAACGCATTGGCAATTAGTTGATTATAACAGCAGGAGACACTACTGACGCGCATTACGGTAATCGCGGCACTGGTGATACAACTGAGTGATCATTAACAGAGGTTAACGGATGAAGTTCTCTAATATCTCAGACAAGGTCCGACCCTTTGACCATGACGTCCTTGCAACCGGAAACAATTTTTGAAAAAGGAAACTCTACAGAAATGCAATTTACCTAAACTCAGCATTCGTCAGCTACACAATTCGTATGAGTTAAAGTGATACTTTACAATACCATTACATCGTCACACAATAATGGCTACAGTTCTCTATCGATAGAGGGCAATATCGCCGTTGCCGTAAGACTCTTCagatcttcttcttgccagCCCTTTCCaatcttcctcttcagtTCCGCTTTGGAAATACTGATCGGGATTTGGCGAATATCCCTCAGCATTACACTCGGGTCCCACAACCCCTTCCCACACTCCTAACTCCATACCGCTTTCCCACGCGACTTCCTCGTCGCTTTCATCCTGTCTATAGCTCTGCCTGTCTATGTCAGATGTTGGCATCTGAATAATGACAGCGATCCTCAGCGGTTCCCCTGCTTCGATAGTCCGATCCAATTCTGAATCTTCCGGCTTTCTCCTTGGCCGCCTAGACGGCACTGTTGCGTCGTTAGACAGTGCGTTGCGGTTCCGGCCGAACAGCGCTGGTTGGCGCAAACGATGAGGGGCATCCTGAGTCGGATGGTGAGACTGAAAACTTGCTAAAGGATCAGTGAAGGGCGCCGGCTCATGTAGCAGACGTGCAGACTGCACGGTCAATGGCTGAGGACAAAAGATCAGACTCATTGAAACAGTCACCACTGGCTTTTACTTACTCTGATCTCGTCCGATAAATCGCCCGTACCAAGTTCCGCCTCCTTCATAGCTTCGACTTCCACCAGTACCGGCACCTTGTCCcatttcttctcctttttcccTTGTTCTCCTGGCCTGACGACCGCAAACCGATCCCAACCATCCGACGTCCAACCTGCTAGTCCTCCAAGACCCCAGAAGTCTTCCCGTATCGTATCTGGCACAACCTCGCCTCTCGCAAGGGCCATACGAGTTGCCTGACGATAACGGCGGCGCATGCGCATAGCTCGAACGGCTAAGCACAGTGCTATGAGCATAAGGACGAC
This DNA window, taken from Cryptococcus gattii WM276 chromosome C, complete sequence, encodes the following:
- a CDS encoding Hypothetical protein (Similar to SGTC gene model, INSD accession EAL21824.1; CNBC5250), producing the protein MSSFTSISPTTSSSQSALFPTSATSSSSALFPTDTASTNSGEGCGDKNGTNVYYLVFLGVLVVLMLIALCLAVRAMRMRRRYRQATRMALARGEVVPDTIREDFWGLGGLAGWTSDGWDRFAVVRPGEQGKKEKKWDKVPVLVEVEAMKEAELGTGDLSDEIRPLTVQSARLLHEPAPFTDPLASFQSHHPTQDAPHRLRQPALFGRNRNALSNDATVPSRRPRRKPEDSELDRTIEAGEPLRIAVIIQMPTSDIDRQSYRQDESDEEVAWESGMELGVWEGVVGPECNAEGYSPNPDQYFQSGTEEEDWKGLARRRSEESYGNGDIALYR
- a CDS encoding Hypothetical protein (Similar to SGTC gene model, INSD accession EAL21826.1; CNBC5270), translating into MSNSPFDPPAPGASASVNLSESPAIPDCSQDVDTTDNSPQTPCCDLPVSPPIAYSRLRIEPSETICLPSYHVRQSAQGLPPIDMGLPSPTDFPMMTEELPAYSKTSTEEPNTLAKALWKWGFLCPLLWFIGMTILWIPLKSTENEHDPEKAQKLEEMIVILRKTELKYARRCAWAFGGFSIFLLVLIVVVIYLLTTR
- a CDS encoding uncharacterized protein (Similar to TIGR gene model, INSD accession AAW42148.1), which produces MEKSSLDNGASAALSYEQQLKETGQSEFHESVGEAQAPSSAALKVAELHDDGLRPGTERRRRIEKRLKLKLDLRFSILIVIYSTNYIDRNNAAAARLKGFEEDLNLTGQRFPTILSILYVGYILFQVPSNMLLNHIGRPSIYIPIAMLIWGMISVLTGVCHNYVGVLLTRLFLGVVEAAFLPGALFILSKWYRKDEISLRYTLLYCGNLISNAFGSLIAAGVLANMDGKLGHAAWRWLFYIEGALTMFFALIAMLMLPDFPHNTKRGFTEEELQVAQLRMLEDVGEIDQDSKDEKWHTGLIMAVTDWKIYILMGSLTTCVTGLSFNIYFPTLTKTLGYGTTETLLLAAPPWIFSCLLALANSTHSDRTNEKFWHSTWPLLMGIVGFIISIAVPPEKKAGRYVALFLQAGSYAGYIIMYTWMSSSFPRPPAKRAVALAFMNAMSQVGNIVGSYIWPTKFGPSYANSYGIVLSMFGATILLNIWFRIILIRANKRLEEGERAFDEHGDTLQRAAALESTTVQDAMLMQKGFRYLI